The Posidoniimonas polymericola genome includes the window TCGATGATCACCGGCAGGTGCGTCTTCTGCTGCAGGTACGGCACGGTGGCCAGCGGCAGGGTGAAGCGGGTGTGGGCCTCGAACGTGCGGATGCCGCGCTCGCAGAGCATCACGTTGGGGTTGCCGCCGTCGAGGATGTACTCGGCGGCGAGCAGCATCTCGTCGATTGTGGCGCTCGGGCCGCGCTTCAGCAGCACCGCGCGGTGGCTGCGGCCGCAGGCCTCGAGCAGGCGGTAGTTCTGCATGTTGCGGGCGCCGATCTGCAGCACGTCGGCGTACTCGCCCACCAGGTCGACGTCGTCGGGGGCGATTACCTCGGTGACCACGGCCAGGCCGGTCTCGTCACGGGCGGCGGCCAGCAGCTTGAGGCCGTCCTCCTTCATGCCCTGGAAGCTGTACGGGCTGGTGCGGGGCTTGAACGCGCCGCCGCGGAGCGCCGTGGCGCCCGCCGCCTTGACCGCCTTGGCCACGGTCATCAGCTGCTCTTCGGATTCGACGGAGCACGGCCCGGCCATCACGCCGACCTGCTTGCCGCCGACCGACAGCGAGCCCGCCGTCACGACGCTGGTCGCGTCGTGCGCCTCGCGGCTGGCGAGCTTGTAGGGGGCGAGCACCGGCATCACCGACTCGACGCCGGGCGAGCTCTCGAGCGTCTGCACGCCGTTGACCCGCTCGTCGCCGATGGCGGCGATGACCGTCCGCTCGGTGCCCCGCAGCACGTTGGCCTTAAGTCCTAGTTCTTCTACCTGCTGGATCATGTGATCGATCTCCTGGTCGGTCGCGCCGCTCCGCATCACGACAATCATGGGAATTGGTCCGTAGTCAGTTGTCCGTGGTCAGAAGTGCGATGTCGGTGGTTCTGTGGATCCGCAACTGACAACGGACCAAGGACCACGGACTGGCGATAAAACCGATAGACAATAAAAAAGCCCCGACGACCACAGGGGTCTCGGGGCTTGGTTGTCCGCGTTCAAACTAGAGCAGTTTGACTAGGCAGCACCTCCGGCCCCGAGGTTCCCAAAATAGAACCGGGTAAACGAAAACCAGAAAAACTGCCAATACTTGCCGCTCATGGAGGTCAGTATCGGCTGGCGCCGCGGAGAAAGCAAGAGAAAAAGTTGAGGGGAGGGCCGCAGTGGAATGGTTCCCCTCCGGTAGCTATGCCACGAACCACGCATCCCGGCCCAGCACGTAGCCGCGGTCGAGCAGGTCGGGGGAAATCACCCCCCGGGCGCCCTCCGAGCCGACCGCGATCACGAGCGGCGTGCCGTCGGCCGGCGGCATCTGCTGCGGGTCGTCGACCCTGACGCCGTGGATCACCACGCCGTGCTTGCGGGGGTTGATGTCGTACGCCCGGCGGACCGCGAGGCCCTCGGACTGCAGCCAGCGGAGCCACGGCTTGCCGGTCTGGCCGACCCCCGCCAGGTCGACCTCGAGACGATTCGCCAGTGGGCCCGCTAGCAGGTGCGTGCGGCGGCAGCGGTCGAACGCCGCGGGCGTGTAGGCGGCGTGCGAGCGGGTGAGCCGCCGGTCGTGGTCGATCCAGTCCAACAGCGGCCGCGCGACCTTGCCGAACCGCAGGCCGGCCGCCGCCCCGCGGAGCATCAGGTCGTAGTCCTCGGGGAAGGCCTCGGCAGGGGAGGGCGCCGCGCGGTAACCGAGCTCGAAGAACGCCCGGCGGCCCAAGAGTGTTGGGTTGGCCAACGGGTACTCGACGAACCGCAGCGCGAGGATCTGGTCGGGGGTGAGCGTCTCGTCGTTGAGCCAGTGCTCGTACCGCCGCAGGTTCTCGACCGGCGTGCCCGACGCGTCGACGATGTTCACCTGGCAGCCGACGACATTGAGCTGTTCTCGTTCGAGCAGCGCGAGCTGCTCCGCCAGCCGCGTTGGGTGCGAGTAGTCGTCGGCGTCCATCCTCGCGATGAGCGGCGTGGCCGCCGCCGCTAGGGCGGTGTTGGCTGCTGCGGCGACCCCCTGGTGCTGCTGCCGAATCACCCGCAGCCGCGGGTCATTGATCGCTTCGGCAGCGGCCGCGGTCT containing:
- the aroF gene encoding 3-deoxy-7-phosphoheptulonate synthase, which gives rise to MIVVMRSGATDQEIDHMIQQVEELGLKANVLRGTERTVIAAIGDERVNGVQTLESSPGVESVMPVLAPYKLASREAHDATSVVTAGSLSVGGKQVGVMAGPCSVESEEQLMTVAKAVKAAGATALRGGAFKPRTSPYSFQGMKEDGLKLLAAARDETGLAVVTEVIAPDDVDLVGEYADVLQIGARNMQNYRLLEACGRSHRAVLLKRGPSATIDEMLLAAEYILDGGNPNVMLCERGIRTFEAHTRFTLPLATVPYLQQKTHLPVIIDPSHGTGHTSLVPAMAKAAIAAGADGIIVEVHPDPEHAMSDGYQSLRCEQFEEMMQQCRRVAEAVDRTV
- a CDS encoding glycosyltransferase family 2 protein; protein product: MPQISVVIPAYNAEGTIERAVRSMLDQTLADIEVIIVDDGSTDQTAAAAEAINDPRLRVIRQQHQGVAAAANTALAAAATPLIARMDADDYSHPTRLAEQLALLEREQLNVVGCQVNIVDASGTPVENLRRYEHWLNDETLTPDQILALRFVEYPLANPTLLGRRAFFELGYRAAPSPAEAFPEDYDLMLRGAAAGLRFGKVARPLLDWIDHDRRLTRSHAAYTPAAFDRCRRTHLLAGPLANRLEVDLAGVGQTGKPWLRWLQSEGLAVRRAYDINPRKHGVVIHGVRVDDPQQMPPADGTPLVIAVGSEGARGVISPDLLDRGYVLGRDAWFVA